One Myxosarcina sp. GI1 genomic window carries:
- a CDS encoding DUF389 domain-containing protein has translation MRQLLIEVQAGKGKAILELAKQKFGGTNLSQVEANSIRGAIDLIFVYLPNSQIEDFLAELEDFSELHVTLIPRGVMPLRPPVAEVPQKVMDVEPKSPLEVFLAGLQSVGSWKGFLAYAAAGGVVVWIGLFTNSSFLLVAAMLIAPFAGPAMNTAIATARGDSMLLRKSLLRYVSAISVTVIVTAILSLVLRQELATSSMVESSKVSTISVLLPLVGGAAGALNLVQSERSSLVSGTAVGMLVAAALAPPAGTLGMAAALGRWGMVLNGLFLLVMQLVGINLAAAIVFRLYGLSVEGARYKRGKKWLFPITLGITSLVLVALVSLQFSLSPNLQRSSLEQRANTEVQQVIENSNLARLVKSSVSFTRANIEGQNTLLCLVYVQRPNNVTASDREISTRLTKLIQNRLRQKDFPATPLVNINVLEAP, from the coding sequence ATGCGACAATTATTAATAGAGGTACAAGCGGGAAAAGGAAAGGCTATTTTAGAATTAGCCAAACAAAAGTTTGGGGGAACCAATTTAAGTCAGGTAGAAGCCAATAGTATCAGAGGCGCGATCGATTTAATATTTGTTTACCTTCCCAACTCCCAAATAGAAGATTTCTTAGCAGAGTTAGAAGACTTTTCCGAACTACACGTTACTCTTATTCCCAGAGGCGTAATGCCTTTACGACCCCCTGTAGCTGAAGTTCCCCAAAAAGTGATGGATGTCGAACCCAAAAGTCCTTTAGAAGTCTTTTTAGCTGGCTTACAAAGCGTGGGGTCTTGGAAAGGTTTTCTGGCTTATGCTGCGGCAGGTGGTGTTGTCGTCTGGATTGGTCTGTTTACCAACAGCAGTTTTTTATTAGTTGCGGCGATGCTGATCGCACCTTTTGCCGGACCTGCAATGAATACAGCGATCGCCACAGCCAGAGGAGACAGCATGTTGCTGCGAAAAAGTCTTTTGCGCTATGTGTCGGCAATTTCTGTAACTGTAATAGTAACAGCAATACTAAGCCTGGTTCTCAGGCAAGAATTAGCCACCAGCTCTATGGTAGAAAGCAGTAAAGTCTCTACTATTTCTGTGCTTTTACCTCTGGTAGGTGGTGCGGCAGGTGCATTAAATCTGGTGCAGTCAGAAAGAAGTAGTTTGGTTTCGGGAACTGCGGTCGGAATGCTGGTGGCTGCAGCTTTAGCACCTCCTGCGGGAACTTTGGGCATGGCAGCAGCCCTCGGTAGATGGGGAATGGTTCTCAATGGTTTGTTTTTATTAGTAATGCAATTAGTAGGGATTAATTTGGCTGCGGCGATTGTCTTTCGTTTATATGGTTTGTCGGTTGAGGGTGCGCGTTATAAGCGGGGTAAAAAATGGCTGTTTCCCATAACTCTGGGCATTACATCGCTTGTTTTAGTTGCTTTAGTTAGTCTGCAATTTTCTTTATCTCCCAATTTACAGCGTTCTAGTTTAGAACAGCGAGCCAATACTGAAGTGCAACAAGTAATTGAAAACAGCAATCTTGCTAGACTAGTTAAATCTAGCGTTAGTTTTACTCGTGCCAATATTGAGGGGCAAAATACTCTACTTTGTTTGGTTTACGTCCAGCGTCCCAATAACGTCACTGCCTCAGATAGAGAAATTAGTACCCGCCTTACTAAATTGATTCAAAACCGTTTGAGACAGAAAGATTTTCCAGCTACCCCTCTAGTAAATATCAATGTGTTAGAAGCTCCCTAA
- a CDS encoding AI-2E family transporter, producing MRFSNLVGTIALLIAIYILWQIRFIVLLAFAAVALATAINYLVHFLMRLGIKKRGIAIVVSLALLILIFAGFIFIVVPPFVDQLQQAIDLFPQAVDEIQIWFNWLQEKVPEQLVGEIQRLENVTRNLPSLASRVIGNFYSIFTGSLGALLNILLVTVITIMLLTTPHPYMRLYLAFFPSFYRRRAAQILKKCETALVGWTKGILFNMLVITVLSWLGLTILGVKLPLANALLAGLLTFIPNIGPVLSCIPPIILALLDAPWKALAVLILYILIQQVESNILTPLVMKQQVSLLPAVTLLAQATFAIFFGFIGLFLALPLAVVAQVWINEVLIKDILSNWNGKKQRLGSKSAKNPFVRHQTSQTSPQVFTTEISFSDDDQISE from the coding sequence TTGCGTTTCAGTAATCTGGTAGGCACGATCGCGCTATTAATCGCTATCTATATTCTGTGGCAAATACGCTTTATCGTGCTGCTAGCTTTTGCAGCAGTAGCTTTGGCGACGGCAATTAATTACTTAGTTCATTTCTTGATGAGACTGGGAATAAAAAAAAGAGGGATAGCGATTGTTGTATCTTTAGCTTTGCTAATACTGATTTTTGCTGGTTTTATTTTTATAGTCGTTCCTCCTTTTGTCGATCAGCTACAGCAAGCAATCGACTTATTTCCGCAAGCCGTAGATGAAATACAAATTTGGTTTAATTGGCTGCAAGAGAAAGTTCCCGAACAGTTGGTAGGGGAAATTCAGCGGTTGGAAAATGTTACTCGTAACTTACCTAGTTTGGCATCCAGGGTGATTGGTAATTTTTATAGTATTTTTACAGGTTCGTTAGGAGCTCTGTTAAATATACTGCTGGTTACAGTAATTACGATAATGTTATTGACCACTCCGCATCCATATATGCGGCTATATCTAGCTTTTTTTCCTTCTTTCTATCGTCGTCGCGCCGCTCAAATACTTAAAAAATGCGAAACAGCTTTAGTAGGTTGGACTAAAGGTATTTTGTTTAATATGTTGGTTATTACTGTTCTTAGCTGGCTGGGACTAACTATTTTGGGAGTCAAACTTCCTTTAGCTAATGCACTTTTGGCTGGCTTGCTGACCTTCATACCCAATATAGGACCTGTTTTAAGCTGTATACCACCGATAATTTTAGCTTTGCTCGATGCACCCTGGAAGGCATTAGCGGTGTTAATATTGTATATTTTGATTCAGCAAGTTGAAAGTAATATCTTGACTCCTTTAGTCATGAAACAGCAGGTATCTTTATTACCAGCAGTAACCTTACTCGCTCAAGCTACTTTTGCGATCTTTTTTGGTTTTATCGGTCTGTTTCTGGCACTACCACTAGCAGTTGTCGCTCAGGTATGGATTAATGAAGTCTTGATTAAAGATATACTGAGCAATTGGAATGGCAAAAAGCAACGTTTGGGTTCTAAATCAGCTAAAAATCCATTCGTTCGGCATCAAACTTCTCAGACTTCCCCCCAAGTTTTTACTACCGAAATCAGCTTTTCAGATGATGACCAAATAAGTGAGTAA
- a CDS encoding microviridin/marinostatin family tricyclic proteinase inhibitor, whose amino-acid sequence MSDNDRQELNTEAVPFFARYLEDQDYQEELSEEESQHIGGGRRPLIQTKKAPSDNEEVCGGGFVTTMKYPSDNEEGGGGSVVTLKFPSDNEEGGGGVIKHKHPSNKKDLQK is encoded by the coding sequence ATGTCTGACAACGATCGACAAGAATTAAATACCGAAGCAGTTCCTTTCTTCGCTCGTTATCTAGAAGACCAAGACTACCAAGAAGAGCTTTCTGAAGAGGAATCACAACACATTGGTGGTGGTCGCCGCCCCCTAATCCAGACTAAAAAAGCCCCTTCCGACAATGAAGAGGTTTGCGGTGGTGGATTCGTAACAACAATGAAATATCCTTCAGACAATGAAGAGGGTGGCGGAGGAAGTGTAGTAACCCTTAAATTTCCCTCCGATAATGAAGAAGGGGGCGGTGGGGTAATAAAGCACAAGCATCCTTCTAACAAAAAAGATTTACAGAAATAA
- a CDS encoding ATPase domain-containing protein, with protein sequence MTVTRISTGISGLDEILSGGLIVNQAYLVKGEAGTGKTTLGFHFLFDGVAREEKVLFISFSESEAQLRRNARLIGIDLDRVEFLDLSPTAGFFTEDQTYDIFSPAEVEKRPVTQNIIDTIDRLKPQRIFLDAITQFRFLASDPFQFRKQVQSFLRFTVDCNITLLFASEGSDRFPDDDLQFMSDGVIQLNSKPEKRSLIVSKFRGSSFLGGYHDLHLGDRGIKVFPRLVSQAYQRNFISESISSGIPEIDELLYGGIERGTVTIISGPSGVGKSTFGVQFMKEAAGRGERSVLYAFEEGIETILKRCEAVNIPVRAMIERGTLSIVSVEPLEYTPDRFAHLVRTEVEQNKAKIVMVDSTSGYKLSMQGKDLIRQLHSLCQYLKNMGITVILVNETHTIAGSEFSVTEEGLSYIADNLIFLRYLELGGKLRKAIGVLKKRVSDFERTLREFTITKYGIKVGEPLSQLRGILSGVPEWSKNNREDDC encoded by the coding sequence ATGACCGTGACTCGCATTTCAACAGGAATCAGTGGTTTAGATGAAATTTTATCTGGAGGATTAATTGTCAACCAGGCGTATTTAGTCAAAGGAGAAGCTGGTACTGGTAAAACTACTCTAGGATTTCATTTTCTCTTTGATGGTGTAGCTAGAGAAGAAAAAGTTTTATTTATTAGTTTTAGCGAATCAGAAGCACAACTGCGTCGTAATGCCAGGTTAATCGGAATAGATCTCGACCGAGTTGAATTCCTCGATCTCAGCCCGACTGCTGGTTTTTTTACCGAAGACCAAACTTACGATATTTTTTCTCCAGCAGAGGTTGAAAAACGTCCAGTTACTCAAAACATTATTGATACTATCGATCGCCTCAAACCTCAGCGCATTTTTTTAGATGCCATAACTCAATTTCGTTTTTTGGCATCAGACCCCTTTCAGTTTCGCAAACAGGTGCAATCTTTTTTACGCTTCACGGTTGATTGCAATATAACTTTGTTGTTTGCTTCTGAAGGTAGCGATCGCTTTCCCGACGACGATCTTCAATTTATGAGTGATGGAGTGATTCAGTTGAACTCCAAGCCAGAAAAACGCAGTTTGATAGTTTCTAAATTTCGGGGTTCTAGTTTTTTGGGAGGCTATCACGATTTGCACTTAGGCGATCGCGGCATCAAAGTTTTTCCTCGTTTGGTTTCTCAAGCCTATCAACGCAATTTTATATCTGAATCTATTTCTTCTGGCATCCCCGAAATCGACGAATTACTGTATGGAGGTATCGAACGCGGTACGGTTACAATTATTAGCGGACCTAGTGGCGTTGGCAAATCGACTTTTGGCGTTCAGTTCATGAAAGAAGCCGCAGGTAGGGGAGAGCGATCGGTACTCTATGCTTTTGAAGAAGGAATAGAAACTATATTAAAGCGTTGCGAAGCAGTCAATATTCCCGTTCGTGCGATGATCGAGCGTGGTACTCTCTCGATAGTTTCAGTCGAGCCACTAGAATATACTCCCGATCGATTCGCACATTTAGTACGCACTGAAGTAGAACAAAACAAGGCCAAAATAGTCATGGTTGACAGCACCTCTGGCTATAAACTCTCAATGCAGGGAAAAGATCTAATTCGTCAGCTACACTCTTTGTGTCAGTATCTTAAAAACATGGGGATAACAGTTATTTTAGTTAATGAAACCCATACTATTGCTGGAAGCGAATTTAGCGTTACTGAAGAAGGACTTTCTTACATAGCAGATAATTTAATTTTTCTACGTTACTTAGAATTAGGAGGTAAATTACGTAAGGCGATCGGCGTACTCAAAAAAAGAGTATCAGATTTCGAGCGGACTTTACGAGAATTTACCATTACCAAATATGGCATTAAGGTAGGAGAGCCTTTATCCCAGTTGAGAGGAATACTTAGCGGCGTACCAGAATGGAGCAAAAACAACAGAGAAGACGATTGTTAA
- a CDS encoding MvdC family ATP-grasp ribosomal peptide maturase, with protein sequence MSLPGDIVLLLTHSQDYFTVDRVAEALTKSGVRPFRLDSDRFPLEIELVARISSSELDYRLEYGKEIIALEQVRAVWMRRIWQPNLEKVAPQFRAACARESSVALRSLLSNWQAVRWVDDLQQIEQGENKLRQLEIAREVGLRIPRTLVTNHPEEVRQFFQSVNGKAIAKLMTPLSTGMEGSAFFVYTSVVQPEDLLEAETLRYSPMIFQEQIPKHRELRVVFVAGNFFVGALDASRYSATTMDWRRAAMTDSPWESDDLPDAVASKLKALMAKLKLIFGAIDLIETPDGEYVFLEVNPTGEWGMLERDLGYSISGAIANALLS encoded by the coding sequence ATGAGTTTACCAGGCGATATTGTTTTACTACTGACCCATAGTCAAGATTATTTTACGGTTGATAGAGTGGCAGAGGCTCTAACAAAATCAGGCGTACGTCCGTTTCGCCTCGACAGCGATCGCTTTCCTCTGGAGATCGAACTTGTAGCTCGAATTAGTAGTTCGGAACTTGATTATCGGCTAGAGTACGGCAAAGAAATAATCGCGCTAGAACAGGTGCGAGCTGTTTGGATGCGCCGTATCTGGCAACCCAATCTAGAAAAAGTAGCTCCGCAGTTTCGAGCGGCATGTGCTAGAGAATCGTCAGTTGCTTTGCGTAGTCTGTTATCTAATTGGCAGGCAGTACGTTGGGTTGACGACTTACAGCAGATCGAGCAAGGGGAGAACAAATTACGACAGTTGGAAATAGCTAGAGAAGTCGGTCTTCGTATTCCTCGCACTCTTGTTACCAATCACCCCGAAGAAGTACGCCAGTTCTTTCAGTCGGTCAACGGCAAAGCGATCGCCAAACTAATGACACCACTTTCTACAGGTATGGAAGGTTCTGCTTTTTTTGTTTATACCAGTGTCGTCCAACCAGAAGATCTGTTAGAAGCCGAGACACTCCGCTATAGCCCGATGATTTTCCAAGAGCAAATCCCCAAGCACAGAGAATTAAGGGTAGTGTTTGTCGCTGGAAACTTTTTTGTCGGGGCGTTAGATGCCTCTCGTTATTCAGCTACTACGATGGACTGGCGACGAGCAGCTATGACAGATTCTCCCTGGGAATCAGACGATTTGCCCGATGCAGTAGCCAGCAAACTCAAGGCTTTAATGGCAAAATTAAAATTGATTTTTGGCGCGATCGATTTGATTGAAACACCAGACGGCGAGTATGTGTTTCTGGAAGTCAACCCTACAGGAGAGTGGGGAATGTTAGAGCGAGATTTGGGTTACTCCATTTCAGGAGCGATCGCCAATGCCCTATTATCTTAA
- a CDS encoding NAD(P)H-quinone oxidoreductase subunit H, which yields MAQIQTRTEPMVLNMGPHHPSMHGVLRLVVTLDGEDVVDCEPVIGYLHRGMEKIAENRTNVMYVPYVSRWDYAEGMFNEAITVNAPEKLAGIEVPKRAQYIRVIMLELNRIANHLLWLGPFMADIGAQTPFFYIFREREMIYDLWEAASGQRLINNNYFRVGGVAVDLPYGWIDKCHDFCDYFDPVIDEYEKLITNNPIFRRRVEGIGTISREEAINWGLSGPMLRASGVKWDLRKVDRYECYDDFDWEVHWETGGDCLARYLVRIREMRESLKIIRQALDGIPGGPFENLEARQMAEGKKSKWNDFEYQYIAKRVAPTFKIPEGEHYVRCESGKGELGIFIVGNDNVFPWRWKIRSADFNNLQILPYLLKGVKLADIMPILGSIDIIMGSVDR from the coding sequence ATGGCACAGATACAAACCAGAACCGAACCTATGGTTCTCAACATGGGACCGCATCATCCCTCTATGCACGGGGTATTGCGGTTAGTTGTCACCTTGGATGGTGAAGATGTTGTCGATTGCGAACCCGTAATTGGCTATTTGCACCGAGGCATGGAAAAAATCGCCGAAAATCGTACTAATGTTATGTACGTTCCTTACGTCAGTCGTTGGGACTATGCTGAAGGTATGTTTAACGAAGCGATTACCGTCAACGCACCAGAAAAGCTGGCTGGTATAGAAGTACCAAAACGCGCTCAGTATATTCGGGTAATTATGCTGGAACTAAACCGCATCGCCAACCATTTACTCTGGTTGGGACCATTTATGGCGGACATAGGCGCGCAAACTCCCTTTTTCTACATCTTCCGCGAACGGGAAATGATCTACGACCTGTGGGAAGCGGCTTCGGGACAGCGACTAATCAATAACAACTACTTTCGCGTTGGGGGAGTGGCGGTAGACTTACCTTATGGCTGGATAGACAAATGCCATGATTTTTGTGATTATTTCGATCCTGTAATAGACGAATACGAAAAGCTGATTACTAACAATCCTATTTTTCGCCGCCGTGTAGAAGGTATAGGTACGATTAGTCGAGAAGAAGCGATTAACTGGGGTCTTTCGGGACCGATGTTGCGTGCTTCTGGGGTCAAGTGGGACTTACGCAAAGTAGATCGTTACGAATGCTATGACGACTTCGACTGGGAAGTACACTGGGAAACTGGTGGCGATTGTTTGGCTCGTTATTTGGTTAGAATTAGAGAAATGCGCGAATCACTCAAAATTATTCGCCAAGCACTAGATGGAATTCCTGGCGGTCCGTTTGAAAATCTCGAAGCCAGACAAATGGCGGAGGGTAAAAAATCTAAATGGAACGATTTTGAGTACCAATACATTGCTAAGCGAGTCGCACCCACGTTTAAAATTCCTGAAGGCGAACATTACGTTCGCTGCGAAAGCGGTAAAGGGGAACTAGGTATTTTTATTGTCGGTAACGATAATGTTTTCCCCTGGCGATGGAAGATTCGTTCTGCTGACTTTAATAATTTGCAAATTCTACCCTATTTGTTAAAAGGCGTTAAATTAGCAGATATTATGCCCATATTAGGCAGCATCGATATCATTATGGGTTCGGTAGATCGTTAA
- a CDS encoding HAMP domain-containing sensor histidine kinase: MNHTILLLIEHEENRNLLSQWLAGQYRVLLPEAKCDFANRGEQLLTQPFDLCFVDFSSIQQLRQQILARRKKAVPVFLPFVFLTNLQNIGISTDHLESVIDDVIHIPVAKIELQTKLRVLMRSRSDSLQLQQAKEEVDRALSQEKELNRLKSHFVSVVSHEFRNPLNSISGMAQILKTYGDKLTPEKKVEVFEQLQRNVTKMTDLLEDVLVVSRKDLDKFEFKTAPLELPAFCQSLIREIQTVFDREIQINFVYRAERRQFDLDRHLIERILSNLLTNACKYSPPDSVVEFQVYCQASEVVFVIGDRGIGIPAEDLDNLFEPFYRASNSHQVRGTGLGLSIVKQCVDLHQGKINVESKLGEGTTFTISFPC, encoded by the coding sequence ATGAACCACACTATCTTATTGCTGATCGAGCATGAAGAAAATCGTAATTTGTTGTCCCAATGGCTTGCAGGACAATATCGAGTTTTGTTGCCTGAAGCTAAATGCGATTTTGCCAATCGAGGAGAACAATTGCTGACCCAGCCTTTTGATTTGTGTTTTGTAGATTTTTCTTCCATCCAGCAATTACGGCAGCAAATTCTTGCCAGAAGAAAAAAAGCAGTACCCGTATTTTTGCCATTTGTCTTTTTGACCAATCTGCAAAACATTGGTATCTCTACAGATCATCTAGAATCAGTAATTGACGATGTGATTCACATACCTGTTGCCAAGATCGAACTGCAAACCAAGTTAAGGGTTCTGATGCGATCGCGTTCTGATTCATTACAGCTTCAGCAAGCAAAAGAGGAAGTCGATCGCGCTTTGAGCCAGGAAAAAGAACTCAATCGCCTCAAATCTCACTTCGTTTCCGTCGTTTCACATGAATTCCGCAATCCACTCAATAGTATTTCGGGAATGGCTCAAATTTTAAAGACCTATGGCGATAAATTGACTCCAGAAAAAAAAGTTGAGGTTTTTGAACAGCTACAGCGCAACGTTACGAAGATGACCGATCTTTTAGAAGATGTGCTTGTTGTTAGCCGTAAAGATCTGGACAAATTTGAATTCAAAACTGCACCTTTAGAATTACCAGCTTTTTGTCAGAGTTTAATTAGAGAAATACAGACAGTTTTTGACAGAGAAATTCAAATTAACTTTGTTTATCGAGCAGAAAGACGACAGTTCGATCTAGACCGCCATCTAATAGAGCGTATTCTGAGCAATTTGCTTACCAATGCCTGCAAGTATTCTCCGCCAGATAGTGTAGTTGAGTTTCAGGTATACTGCCAAGCTTCAGAAGTAGTATTTGTAATTGGCGATCGCGGTATTGGCATTCCTGCTGAAGACCTCGATAATCTATTCGAGCCGTTTTATCGCGCTAGTAATTCTCATCAAGTTCGGGGAACGGGGTTGGGATTAAGCATTGTCAAACAATGTGTAGATTTACATCAGGGCAAAATTAATGTCGAAAGCAAATTAGGCGAAGGCACTACTTTTACGATTAGTTTTCCCTGCTAG